Proteins encoded by one window of Anopheles maculipalpis chromosome 2RL, idAnoMacuDA_375_x, whole genome shotgun sequence:
- the LOC126556699 gene encoding neurogenic locus notch homolog protein 3-like — MEPAAVKYIIRGVAVAWLLHIVIVASLARNVTVPLSHRNGTARNTTTGNYTRTNRQIGYNTFSPYGLGLPNILPIGGALPNFGSNINCPPGSILRDGQCVQRLAYCGAGYNLVGNTCVGQATCQQGYSLVNGQCQLQVPCATQMCGMVPPSISPPSAPPPPPPPPPPIVTCTCEEGYNQIGEQCMKQESQPAQTRTQESSHMEQLTCPAGYELNYEDCIKQHSLDARCERGTRRDDVCTVPAECGYPFAMDAYGRCVKNSTTEARCPPETRLVGDVCIYNTPECPPGYQKEAGICVQREQVPISCENGGTLSGGLCVVGTPQCPPEYRLSNGQCVLERRTVPRCPPGSRPQAGTCVIQELSCPPGFTDRGGGVCVNRERRPATCPNGARLVGDVCESEREICPRDFKLEYMQCVRYSERPATCPRETRLVGGECISSSVSCELGFTLRGGECFRESVGRRSCPAGSTLREEQCVVGEPRCDAGFTLRDGVCVQHLRQEPRCAAGAQYRDGKCVLRVDDCPTGAVRRDGDCVRGDQVRPICDAGFTYLNGRCLAEAQCEYGYTYKKSESICQSTSRTAMTCPAGTQLEGGQCVTREMICMEGYTLQAGQCVMRMTTAPTCPPGSTLQGNRCQTSIAAQCRAGSIPMNGGCEIHETAYPSCPAGYRFYAGQCHGTLTTSVPTAPMPVPSPCMYGACASPCTTGICGIPCATGCATQAAQTVQQSVQTIHSTQAATCPEGFSMQNGVCTRRATVQLDCPYGYSMDGGQCIAYYSMTCAAGSVLQGDRCVRLQARPAICRDGYQQAGDRCIHMRPTCPPGYRNLGGMCVTVKERPATCPSGSSKRNGYCVTSPNCPPGYYLLQGMCQREEHIAINCPAGFVLAGGECIAHSSCANGYRLEGNACVRTEQRTVECPRPARLVRGWCVLSTPTCEHGYDFIGGRCVKTEYRRPVCPPNTRIRDNVCVLSHPPQCEVGFTFSAGQCTKLDRQPIDCPHEFQVQGDKCVAQRLLCPPGFELNGRECERETRRTIACPYGSSLRDNLCIGEGPSCEPGYNLLRGECIRVSYNSPECPPGTVFTDGRCVRSATCAPDYQLRGNLCVKQRIVKLSCARGRLQDGKCVAPGPDCPVDYEMRRDGCIRRETTQPSCTEGSLQSDYCVIGRPRCADGYRYAYGRCTKLEKIRAECRSSAVLRDGMCVTKTTTSSAYCSSGYTLMGAVCTRTIYVQATCTTRPSAPITTSISNIVASAPTYVSSGSIQSVPSYPAYVSPSIIATEIVPAIETSVNYTTFPEERTDVANKFDDYFTGENEAGGFEDYPTYSSSKVDTDDYIPTPYVPESNSYDTEYTPYVSEYDVKETVSNMTAARPETPVTREKRCTVTGPRVCSNFMESGWSCKQTEYRGIESSLCESESTTIRLIVEQHLVQNDTFLVMAPQEQEEDGYGYDEEDTEDEDGTIDCSDCTDQSFSCSKACYTYDECNNCNTVELSSFCNTTKMTEVCGYLEIDS, encoded by the exons ATGGAACCAGCTGCAGTAAAG TATATAATACGCGGTGTAGCGGTCGCGTGGCTGCTTCACATTGTTATCGTTGCAAGTTTGGCAAGAAATGTAACTGTTCCACTATCACATAGAAATGGAACTGCAAGAAATACGACTACTGGCAACTATACGCGAACTAATCGTCAGATAGGCTACAACACATTCAGTCCTTATGGATTAGGTCTGCCAAACATCTTGCCCATCGGTGGCGCTCTGCCGAATTTTGGATCCAACATTAACTGTCCACCTGGAAGCATTTTGCGTGATGGACAGTGCGTACAACGGTTGGCATACTGTGGGGCGGGTTACAATCTGGTCGGCAATACGTGTGTCGGTCAAGCCACCTGTCAGCAAGGATACAGTCTCGTAAACGGACAATGTCAGCTGCAGGTGCCGTGCGCTACCCAAATGTGTGGTATGGTTCCTCCATCAATATCGCCGccatcagcaccaccaccaccaccaccaccaccgccaccaatcGTTACCTGTACCTGTGAAGAGGGCTACAACCAGATAGGCGAACAGTGCATGAAACAGGAATCGCAGCCAGCTCAAACGCGCACCCAAGAGAGTAGCCACATGGAGCAGCTCACCTGTCCCGCCGGTTATGAACTCAACTACGAGGACTGTATAAAGCAGCACAGCTTAGATGCACGTTGCGAGCGAGGAACGCGCCGGGATGATGTATGCACGGTGCCTGCCGAGTGTGGCTATCCGTTCGCGATGGATGCATATGGACGGTGCGTTAAGAATTCGACCACGGAGGCTCGATGCCCGCCGGAAACACGACTGGTAGGCGACGTGTGTATCTACAACACACCCGAGTGTCCTCCGGGCTATCAGAAGGAAGCCGGTATATGTGTTCAACGCGAGCAGGTCCCAATCAGCTGCGAGAACGGTGGCACTCTGTCCGGAGGGTTGTGTGTGGTGGGAACTCCACAGTGTCCGCCAGAATATCGACTGTCCAACGGACAGTGCGTGCTCGAACGCCGTACTGTTCCTCGGTGTCCGCCCGGTTCCAGACCTCAGGCAGGTACTTGCGTCATACAGGAACTGAGCTGTCCGCCAGGCTTTACCGACCGTGGGGGTGGCGTTTGTGTGAATCGAGAGCGTAGACCGGCGACCTGTCCGAATGGGGCCCGACTTGTGGGCGATGTGTGCGAATCGGAACGAGAGATCTGTCCGCGTGACTTTAAGCTCGAGTACATGCAGTGCGTCCGGTACAGTGAACGACCTGCGACCTGTCCTCGTGAGACGCGTCTAGTGGGTGGTGAGTGTATCTCGTCATCGGTAAGCTGTGAGCTAGGATTCACACTGCGTGGTGGTGAGTGTTTCCGCGAATCGGTGGGTCGGCGATCCTGTCCAGCGGGTAGCACTTTACGCGAGGAACAGTGCGTAGTTGGTGAACCGAGATGTGATGCTGGCTTTACCCTACGGGATGGTGTCTGTGTGCAGCATCTTAGACAGGAACCGCGATGTGCGGCCGGTGCTCAGTACCGAGACGGTAAGTGTGTGCTGCGCGTGGACGATTGTCCAACGGGAGCAGTTCGGCGCGATGGCGATTGTGTGCGAGGTGATCAGGTGAGACCAATATGTGACGCCGGGTTTACGTACCTCAATGGTCGCTGTCTGGCGGAGGCACAGTGCGAGTATGGCTACACTTACAAAAAGTCCGAGTCGATCTGTCAGAGCACGTCGAGGACGGCGATGACTTGTCCTGCCGGCACACAGCTGGAGGGTGGACAATGCGTTACACGTGAGATGATCTGTATGGAGGGCTACACGTTGCAGGCTGGGCAGTGTGTGATGCGCATGACTACGGCACCAACATGTCCGCCCGGGTCTACCCTGCAGGGGAACCGGTGTCAAACGAGCATTGCGGCCCAATGTCGCGCCGGCAGTATCCCGATGAACGGTGGCTGTGAGATCCACGAAACGGCATATCCGAGCTGTCCGGCAGGGTACCGTTTCTATGCGGGACAGTGTCACGGTACGCTTACCACTTCTGTTCCAACTGCCCCGATGCCAGTCCCGAGCCCGTGTATGTACGGAGCCTGTGCAAGTCCTTGCACAACCGGTATCTGTGGCATTCCCTGTGCGACGGGATGTGCGACACAGGCGGCACAAACGGTGCAGCAATCCGTACAAACGATTCATTCGACGCAAGCAGCGACCTGTCCGGAAGGGTTCTCCATGCAGAACGGTGTCTGTACACGACGCGCGACCGTACAGTTGGATTGTCCATACGGATACAGCATGGACGGCGGGCAGTGTATCGCTTACTATTCGATGACTTGTGCTGCGGGCAGTGTGCTGCAGGGTGATCGGTGTGTACGTTTGCAGGCTCGTCCGGCTATCTGTCGGGACGGGTATCAGCAGGCCGGAGACCGCTGTATCCATATGCGACCAACCTGTCCGCCCGGCTATCGGAACTTAGGTGGAATGTGTGTGACCGTGAAGGAGCGGCCTGCTACCTGTCCGAGTGGAAGCAGCAAGAGGAATGGTTACTGTGTCACCTCTCCGAACTGTCCGCCCGGCTACTATCTGCTCCAGGGTATGTGTCAGCGAGAGGAGCACATAGCAATTAATTGTCCGGCTGGGTTTGTGCTGGCCGGTGGCGAGTGTATCGCACACTCTAGCTGTGCCAATGGCTACCGACTGGAGGGTAATGCGTGTGTCCGCACGGAACAACGAACGGTGGAGTGTCCTCGGCCGGCACGCCTTGTGCGAGGTTGGTGCGTGTTGAGTACTCCTACCTGTGAGCACGGTTACGACTTCATCGGTGGTCGCTGCGTTAAGACTGAGTACCGTCGGCCGGTGTGTCCACCCAATACGAGAATCCGTGACAATGTGTGCGTACTATCTCACCCACCACAGTGCGAGGTCGGATTCACGTTCTCCGCCGGACAGTGTACCAAGTTGGACCGACAACCGATCGATTGCCCGCACGAGTTCCAGGTCCAGGGTGATAAGTGTGTCGCTCAGCGGTTACTCTGTCCGCCCGGTTTCGAGCTGAATGGACGAGAGTGTGAGCGCGAAACGCGTCGTACGATCGCCTGTCCGTATGGAAGCTCTCTGCGTGACAATCTATGCATCGGGGAAGGTCCTTCCTGCGAACCGGGCTACAATTTGCTGCGGGGAGAATGTATCCGTGTTAGCTACAACTCACCGGAATGTCCACCCGGCACTGTTTTCACCGATGGGCGCTGTGTTCGCAGTGCGACATGTGCCCCAGACTATCAGCTGCGCGGTAATCTCTGTGTCAAGCAGCGCATTGTCAAGCTGTCGTGTGCTCGAGGAAGGCTGCAGGACGGCAAATGTGTCGCGCCTGGTCCGGACTGTCCCGTGGATTACGAGATGCGGCGTGATGGATGCATTCGGCGCGAAACTACGCAACCGAGCTGTACCGAGGGTAGTCTGCAGAGCGATTACTGCGTCATTGGTAGACCGCGGTGCGCGGATGGATACCGGTATGCGTACGGTCGCTGTACGAAGCTGGAAAAGATAAGGGCCGAATGTCGGAGCTCTGCCGTGCTCAGGGATGGTATGTGTGTGACCAAGACGACCACTTCCAGTGCTTACTGTTCGTCAGGCTACACACTCATGGGTGCAGTGTGCACGCGCACGATCTATGTGCAGGCCACCTGTACGACCAGACCGTCCGCACCGATTACTACCAGCATCAGTAACATAGTGGCCAGCGCTCCAACGTACGTATCGAGCGGATCGATTCAATCTGTACCTTCGTACCCGGCCTATGTTAGCCCATCTATCATAGCAACCGAAATTGTGCCCGCTATTGAAACAAGCGTAAACTATACAACATTCCCCGAAGAGCGTACGGACGTTGCCAATAAATTCGATGACTATTTCACCGGTGAGAACGAAGCCGGTGGATTTGAAGACTATCCCACCTATTCCAGTTCGAAGGTAGACACCGATGATTACATTCCCACCCCATATGTTCCTGAATCCAACTCGTATGATACCGAGTACACGCCGTATGTTTCCGAGTATGACGTGAAGGAGACGGTTTCTAACATGACGGCAGCACGCCCTGAAACGCCTGTTACACGGGAGAAGCGTTGTACCGTCACTGGGCCTCGTGTTTGTTCGAACTTCATGGAATCGGGTTGGAGCTGCAAGCAGACCGAATACCGTGGAATTGAGTCCAGCCTGTGCGAGAGCGAAAGCACCACCATCCGACTGATTGTCGAGCAGCACTTGGTCCAAAACGATACATTCCTAGTGATGGCACCACAGGAACAGGAAGAAGATGGATATGGTTACGACGAAGAAGATACTGAAGATGAGGATG GCACAATTGATTGTAGTGATTGTACCGATCAAAGCTTCTCCTGTTCGAAGGCATGCTACACGTACGATGAGTGCAATAACTGCAACACGGTTGAGCTTTCTAGCTTCTGCAACACGACGAAGATGACTGAGGTGTGTGGTTATTTAGAGATCGATAGCTAA
- the LOC126557285 gene encoding glycogen [starch] synthase, with translation MSRRYSRVESSSDLMQFLDRGHSANTENRWTFEIAWEVANKVGGIYTVIRSKAFVSTEELGDQYCLIGPYKEASARTEVEACEFPSNGPFYRAVTAMRNQGYKVHCGRWLVDGNPQIILFDIGSAAWKMDGYKQELWDSSNIGIPHLDIECNDAIILGYTVATFIDEFKRCAEVYSHENEYGPPRIVAHFHEWQAGVGLIALRTRQVDVATVFTTHATLLGRYLCAGNTDFYNNLDKFPVDEEAGKRQIYHRYCLERAASHLSHVFTTVSEITGYEAEHLLKRKPDIITPNGLNVKKFAAIHEFQNMHAMAKEKIHEFTRGHFYGHFNFNIEKTLYMFIAGRYEFTNKGADIFIEALARLNHMLKSNNSDVTVVAFLIFPAKTNNFNVESLRGHAVTKQLRDTINSIQQDIGKRMYETCLQGQLPEGTEILTKEDIVKIKRCLYALQRDGNPPVTTHNVVDDWNDPVLDSIRRCQLFNTKYDRVKVVFHPEFLNSTNPLFGLDYEEFVRGCHLGVFPSYYEPWGYTPAECTVMGIPSITTNLSGFGCFMHEHVADPKSYGIYIVDRRHVGLEESVQQLSKFMFEFSKLNRRQRIIQRNRTERLSDLLDWRNLGIYYRQARVKALQRVYPDYVDESTEYLKRATDFTYPRPISAPPSPSSSRHTTPAPSLHGSDDEQDSVDSEEELQELKMNSHH, from the exons ATGAGTCGTCGATATTCGCGCGTCGAATCCAGCTCGGATCTGATGCAGTTCCTGGACCGGGGACATTCGGCCAACACGGAAAATCGATGGACGTTCGAGATAGCGTGGGAAGTGGCGAACAAAG TTGGAGGTATATACACGGTGATCCGCTCGAAAGCGTTCGTGTCGACCGAGGAACTGGGCGATCAGTACTGTCTGATTGGACCGTACAAGGAAGCGTCCGCACGCACGGAAGTTGAGGCGTGCGAATTTCCCAGCAATGGACCGTTCTATCGTGCCGTGACGGCGATGCGTAATCAAGGCTACAAGGTGCACTGCGGCCGTTGGTTGGTCGATGGCAATCCACAGATCATACTGTTCGACATCGGTTCAGCTGCATGGAAAATGGATGGCTACAAACAGGAGCTGTGGGATTCGTCCAACATCGGCATTCCCCATCTGGACATTGAGTGCAATGATGCGATCATACTGGGCTATACAGTCGCTACTTTTATCGATGAG TTTAAACGCTGCGCTGAGGTTTACTCGCACGAGAACGAATACGGTCCACCAAGAATTGTAGCACACTTTCACGAATGGCAAGCCGGCGTTGGGTTGATAGCACTGCGCACCCGTCAGGTGGATGTAGCGACCGTGTTCACCACGCACGCCACCCTGCTAGGGCGGTACCTTTGCGCTGGTAATACCGATTTCTACAACAACCTGGATAAATTCCCCGTAGACGAGGAAGCCGGCAAGCGTCAAATCTATCATCGGTACTGTCTGGAGCGTGCGGCCTCACATCTATCGCACGTGTTCACGACAGTTTCGGAGATCACGGGCTACGAGGCGGAACATCTGCTCAAGCGCAAACCGGACATTATCACACCGAACGGGCTGAACGTGAAGAAGTTTGCGGCCATCCACGAGTTCCAGAATATGCACGCGATGGCAAAGGAAAAGATACACGAATTTACGCGCGGCCACTTTTATGGACACTTTAACTTCAACATCGAAAAGACGCTGTACATGTTCATAGCGGGTCGGTACGAGTTCACCAACAAGGGCGCGGACATCTTCATCGAAGCGTTGGCCCGCCTGAATCACATGCTAAAGTCGAACAACTCGGACGTGACGGTGGTAGCATTTCTGATCTTTCCGGCCAAAACGAACAACTTTAATGTGGAATCGTTGCGCGGTCACGCTGTCACGAAACAGCTGCGCGATACGATCAATAGCATACAGCAGGACATTGGCAAGCGCATGTACGAGACGTGTCTGCAGGGTCAGCTGCCCGAGGGGACGGAGATACTGACCAAGGAAGATATCGTCAAGATCAAGCGCTGTCTGTACGCGCTCCAAAGGGACGGTAATCCGCCCGTCACCACGCACAACGTGGTGGACGATTGGAACGATCCGGTGCTGGACTCGATCCGTCGGTGTCAATTGTTCAACACCAAGTACGATCGGGTGAAGGTGGTGTTCCATCCCGAGTTTCTCAACTCAACCAATCCATTGTTTGGGCTGGACTATGAAGAGTTTGTGCGCGGTTGCCATCTCGGGGTGTTCCCATCGTACTACGAACCCTGGGGATACACACCGGCCGAATGTACCGTGATGGGTATACCGAGCATTACCACGAATCTGTCCGGGTTCGGGTGCTTCATGCACGAGCACGTGGCAGATCCCAAATCGTACGGTATCTACATCGTCGATCGACGCCACGTTGGACTGGAAGAGAGCGTACAGCAGCTGTCAAAGTTTATGTTCGAATTTTCCAAACTGAACCGCCGCCAACGTATCATCCAGCGTAACCGTACGGAGCGGTTGAGTGATCTGCTGGATTGGAGAAATTTAGGAATT TACTACCGTCAAGCTAGGGTGAAAGCACTGCAAAGAGTGTATCCCGATTATGTGGACGAATCAACCGAATATCTGAAGCGAGCCACAGATTTTACCTACCCACGACCGATCAGTGCCCCACCAAGTCCTAGCTCATCCA GACATACCACACCGGCTCCTTCCCTGCACGGTTCGGACGATGAGCAAGATTCAGTCGATTCGGAAGAAGAACTTCAGGAGCTTAAAATGAATTCACATCactag